GGTCTGTGGTTAAATGGTTAGGTGCAAATCTTCGGTGAAGGCGATTAAGCGATCGAACTCCTCGAATAACTTCTGCGGTGTCACCTTCGCATATCGCTCGGTCATGCGCACTGTGCTATGTCCAAGCATCTTGCTGACGGTCTCGATGGGCACGCCCTGTTCCAAGGTGATGAGCGTAGCGAAGGTGTGTCGAGCGGTGTGTGTGGTGAAGGGCAGCGTGATACCGGCCCGCAGTCGGAGGGCTTTCAGATGCGATTGATAGGTTATGTAATGGATGTGAGGAAGCAACGTATCCCTCGATTCATCATGCAATTTGTTCATCAGTTGAAGGGCCTCGGGCAACAGCTTTACACGGCAGAGGACACCCGTCTTCTGCCGGTTGAACTTCAGCCAAAGGGCGCCTTCGTCGTCGCAGACAAGATGCCCACGGTTCAGTGCCATTAGATCGCAATAGGCGGCGCCGGTGTAACAGGCGAAAAGAAACACATCGCGCGCTGTCTCCAAGTCAGCCTCCCAGCCGTCAAAACAGAGCGCCTTTAACATGTCCAACGCTTCCCTATCGAGCGCTTTGGGCAGTCGACTGTCTCCCTTGTCTACATGCACATTGTCGAATAACAAGGTGTCTGCCGCGCCTTCTCGATACGCCAGCTTGCAGACCTTTTTGACAAGGACGACCATGTTGTAGCAGGTGCTTTGTTTTAGCCCTACCTCTCCGGTTGCGAACTGCTCGAACCGCTTGACGAAGTCTTCCGTGAGCTGCGAAAAGGTCAAGTCCGAAGCGTTATGCTTCGCCCGAATGAACTGTTGCAGCCTCATTCTTGTCTGACGATACAAGACCAAAGACTCTCTTTTGATGTCTATCCCGACGTGCTCCTCCATATCCTCGATCAGGCCGTCAAACCGCTCCAAAAGCATGGTTCGACTCTGCACGCTGCCTTGGAAATGCTCCTTGATGTCGGTTGCGTCAAATGGAGATCCCTTGGCAAGCAAGGACTGATAGGAAGACTGAACGGCAAGAAGGAGGTTGTCCAATCGTCCATTGACTTCGACCGCCTCACGGCTCTTCCCGTCCACCCGACTTTCGCGCGGGTTCCACAAATCGGGATTGCAGAACAGCTTGCAACTGAACTGTGCAATGGAACGCCCCAGCGTGATCCGTCCCATGATCGGCGCCTTGCCCGACCTGTCGCGACTGCTCTTTTTGAGGTAGAGCAACACCTTCATTTTCATGTCATCCATACGCTTTGAAAACTGTGGGCAAAATTACCCGGTTCAAAGCGTCCGTTACCTGTGCAGAATCCTGTATATCAATGCAAAAGAACCGTGTGCGAGAAAGACTCAGTTACCTGCTTTTGCACCCTCGTTACCTGTCGCGGGGCGGGGTAATGCTTTGGTAACTGAACTTCTGCCTAAAATCGCACTTTTCTGCCTTTTACGCTCGACGCAATCGGAAGCATATCGACCCCTTTCTGCCTAATTATCAGTCCACTTACTCCGACATCGAGACTTCTGCTTTTGAGGGGAATAGTTGGTTCAGGACGTGATTAAATACCCCGCCGAACCGTATTAAATACCCTTCGAAACGGTATTAAATACCCCTCAGGACGTCATTAAATACCCCTCTAAACCATATTAAATACCCCTCGGAACGTGGTTAAATAACGTCCAGAACGTGGTTGTGACCACCTCTGAAGGGTATTTAATGAGGTTCGGAACGTATCGACGACCACCTCCGAACGGTATTTCACCACGTTCCGAAGGGTATTTCACGTGGGCTCGTACGCGTCGAACTCACATGATTTAGAGGATTCAGGCTTTGCGGGTCGTGCAGGGTGATGAGCCCTTTGTTGGGGTGCACGTGGTGTGAGTCATGCCCAGTCAATTACGGAGCGACTCGAAGCGACTGGTGGATCCGGGGAAGAGGTTGGAGAGCAGCTTATATCCCTCTTGCTTTTCCTGCGTGGTCGCCTTGGCATAGATGGCGGTCAGCTCGTCGAGTTTCGCGTCGGAGAAGAGGTTCAACAGGACTGAGGTGGGACGTGCGCTTTTGAGCGCAGTCAGCGCGGGGAGCG
The sequence above is drawn from the Tannerella serpentiformis genome and encodes:
- a CDS encoding site-specific integrase, encoding MDDMKMKVLLYLKKSSRDRSGKAPIMGRITLGRSIAQFSCKLFCNPDLWNPRESRVDGKSREAVEVNGRLDNLLLAVQSSYQSLLAKGSPFDATDIKEHFQGSVQSRTMLLERFDGLIEDMEEHVGIDIKRESLVLYRQTRMRLQQFIRAKHNASDLTFSQLTEDFVKRFEQFATGEVGLKQSTCYNMVVLVKKVCKLAYREGAADTLLFDNVHVDKGDSRLPKALDREALDMLKALCFDGWEADLETARDVFLFACYTGAAYCDLMALNRGHLVCDDEGALWLKFNRQKTGVLCRVKLLPEALQLMNKLHDESRDTLLPHIHYITYQSHLKALRLRAGITLPFTTHTARHTFATLITLEQGVPIETVSKMLGHSTVRMTERYAKVTPQKLFEEFDRLIAFTEDLHLTI